The genomic window aacaacacaacagggcaactcagaaaacatggcctaaataaggaacgaaatacaaaaatacaaggaactaagaatactgggcccacatggcccaggaccatgacactgagATGatgcattttttacattttcagtaaAAGATAAATGTGAGActacaacataataaaaattgatggggtttttttatattaaagagGCTCTTGAAGCAGTGCACTTTGTCAAAAGTTTgctattcaaaatgcaaaaacatacATGTGAATATGTAACACTGCAAACGCAATTCAATACACATGTGCACACTCACTATTCTCTGCAGCTGTGGAGTGATAGTTGCTGGATTTGAGGAATTCTGGCTCGCTCGGTGGAAACGCTGTTACGCAATGCTTTGTTTTGTCAGTTAAGatacaaaagtttaaaaaaaagttgctcaATGTTACAAAACAGAAATCGTGACTCGGGAATGGCAGTTTTCTTGCTTGTGTCACACCGCCTTAAAAAGCGTATCATTTCTGTTGGAGAGGTCCTACAACAGGTGACTCATGTTTCCACCAACTTACATTAATAATGAATCAGGAAATCCTTTTCAACTTACATAATTACAGTATTACTGTCAAAAGATATGCAAGGCTTTGTATTACAGTGAAAATCAAACGGCTCATCAACATGCCAGTCGGAAAGTTTAACTTATGGTCAACTGTCTGACTTTCATGTTAGCTTTAGAAAAACAAGCGTGCGGTTAGACTGTAGTTGGTTGATCCCAGCaggatcatttaaaaacatttgtatcTCCGCAGCTGTGCAAACTGTTTATGAACAGCGTATGTGCATGTTTGCTACTGGCGCAGTTGAGCTCTGATATCTGTTGCAGATAttacaaattaattaaaaataatcaatttgTTGCTTTGTTATGCTATTCAGTGGATCCTTAGTATGACCAACCAATACTGGCCTATCACAGAGATTCACAGTTACTGTTGTTTTGCTTATGTGCTGTCTGGTATGCAGCGAAGGGCGACTAGTGATAGGTAGGAAATAAAATATGGTGTCAACAGAGCAGctcagagttttttttctcattgtttaaatgtgctcagGCCTGCTTTCAGCACATGTTGCAGAGTTGGCTGAACAGATGGTTGTTAGGGCTAAAGGGGTATCACAGCAATGGCTGGCTTGTTTATAAAAACACGAACAGTGTTACATACtgcatatgtatgtatgtatagagATGAAAATCATATTGggtgataaattaaaaaaacctaACCTTTTCTCCATAAAGAGTGACGCTGACCTAAAAATTCCAGCTCTTGTCTCTTTGACAAACATTCAGATAATTTTGATCTGtattctctttctccctctggaCCCATAAAGCAGTGGTTAACACATTAGCCTAACAAGGAAAAGCTCTCTAGTCTGATCCCAGAGGAGGCACAGCTCCCTTGGTTGTGTCAGGATGGACATCTAGagtaaaaaatcaaatcaaacactACAGACTGTAGCGTCTCCTGGTGAATGAAGGAGCACCTCAATGTTGATATGCTGTTAAATCAGAAAGATGCGCTGTTTAGTtccactgtgtttaaaaaaaaaaaaaaaagtcatgggAAAGGTTAGAAACATGTAATTTCTTTTTACTCCCTAGCCCTGCGTGATCATGGCCCAGTGGATCCACATGACCCAGATATTGCAGCATCTGCCTTATGAGACAGTCAGCAGCCTCTATCCACCAAACACCTTCCCGATTGAAGTCAGGCATTACATATCTGAATGGATAGAGAACCAACGATGGTatgatgcacacacatactgtacatgtaCATGCTTGTATagtttatatatacacattatgcATGTTTATTCTTAATAAATATTGCATGTGTTTATTCATaagggactgtgtgtgtgtgtgttctcacaGGGAGGACTTTTCACAGGAAAAGGTAGAGCAAGAGAGTCAAGCTCAAATTCTGTTGGACCAGGGTATCAGCATGATGCAATCCGTTGCTCAGCAGAATGCCAATGTTGTCGAGAAGATGAAGCTGATGCAGATGAGCAGGCACATGGTAATAAAGCCAAAGAAActatcagttttttaaaaaagaaagtgacaTTTTATTTGAGTTTATGGGCTTTACCATCACCCATAAAATTTCACCTTTGCAGAAATTCCTGTTTAGATTTTTCAACCTTCTGCAGCATTTGTTGCTTGGACTTCAAACTTCTGAAGAATGCAAAAACCTTGGTAGACTTTATGACAACTTTAGAAACTTCCTTAAAGCTGCTACAACATACATGTTAGGAATGCATTGTCTTTGATATCATTTGCATTCATTATTGCATTGCATACTTATAATTAGTGGTATTATTTGCTTATTTTACAGGAACTGTTTCACCAGCAGCCACTGAAGTTTGCACTGATGGTCAGAGACCTCCTCAGGCAGGAGAGGGCTCTGATAAATGGAGTAAGTCCCTTTTATGTTAAGTCTAACTAAAGTTTTTTTCCAAAGGCAAACGTATTTATCCCTCAAGTTTTTCCACGTCCTCACCTCAATTCTGCCTATTTTGGCGATCTCTCGTTTTCGTCCTTATGTTGATACTGTGATTATTATTCCTTATTATTCAGACGTGTTGTTATATTTCCAGGGTGGTTACATTTTAGGGTTTCATAGGGGTTTTTGATTACAACGTACCCACTGCATAGATTTCCTGCTGAAACGTAAATCCCCAGTAGTAGCAACAGTTCAAATCCTTGATATTAAAGCATCTTTGAGTCTGTCAATAGGAACAGTGTTATTGCAGGTGTGGCAAGTTGGTGAGGTGGAAATGgggggaggaagcagagagcACAGATTTAAGTGGAGGCTGATTGGCTCTGATTGAACTAGAGTAACTATTTCATTATTGAGATTGACAGTGTGGGAAAGTGGTAGTGAGAGCGAGCGGTtttaagaacagaaaaacagcctAACACCCACGAAAGCAGATAGGTGTCTGATTACAGATCTTCCTTAATGAACTTCATATCTGTTAGGTAGAGGAATTATCTACCAGAAGAGGCGTTGGTTTTATGCAATGAGTGGCAATAAAATTTGtgtagttatttaaaaaacaacattattttctttatataaaagaaaatgagtCATGAGTCATAATTCATGCTGACCTGATACTTgtgtttttgatcaaatctaaCTTGCATTTCCAAATATGTCATATTGCAACATAAAACAGCTTAGCTCTTCTTAGAAATCCCCACAAGACATCATTGTTTCAAGTTTACTTCTACCCTTATAAAAATACACTGGTGATAGCTGGCAGTCACAAGCCACGAGGTTATATCTCAGGGGGAACCAGGTGAAGCTGATGTGTTTACCAGATACAGTTTATGTTTAATTGTGTAAACTATTGtgtaaaaaaccccacaaaagcaaaaaaggtcAAGCTGTGGTGCTTTGCAAgtccatttaatgttttttctgtttatagACCTCCCCTGCACAGTACCCAGCGTACCCGACGAACGATATGTCCAAGCAGGACGTGGACCAACTGGTCCTGAAGGTGCTCGAAGTCCAGGAGATCCGAAAAAAGATGCACCAGATACAAGAGGAGCTTAACTGGGAGAGGCAAAACTTTGAGAGTGCACACTCACAGGGTAAACGCATGTTTTCCTTTAGCAGTACATGAATGATTACATGCCTTAGATACCGTAAGCAGTCAGAGCGCAGTAATAACTGCCAAAAGACTTCAACGGCAAAAATACAGCTTACATCAACAGAGTTCCTGTTTTTCAAGGTTAAATCATAATCTCTTTTTATTGTCTGCTTCCTTTTCTTCTGAGTCTGTTCAGCTATTTTAATTCCACTTGTTAATTTTTTTGgaggatttgtttttaaatgcttgaaaaagaaagagttttcataaaaactttatttagaaGATCATTCTCTGGCGGCgacatgaattaaaaaaatccagGTGCTGCGAATGGAGCGCTAGCTGGTCTGCTCAGTAGGAAGTGGCAGATGTTATCATTTTTCAAAGCAGAATAAGTAGAGATGGCACAGTTACGTGGATGTTggcgttttttttgttttttttagatacCTTAACCCCATTGTCTGGGGATGTTGCTagtgatatttatttttatctttatctgATTTGATGTGTCAAACCGTTTTTGAGGTCAAGCTTTGTCTAATTATATACAAGACTTAATGTAGTaagatcaaatgtgaagcactcactcactttttgaAGACccaataaaactgaatgatCAATAGAGGAGGTGCTGCCCACTACCAAAGGATTTCTAGGTGGTGCTTTTTGTTTAATGTTGGTCATTTGACCCTCATCATAAACAGTACTTGCATGATGTTCTCAAAGAAGTATGATTAGATATCATTTTTTATTATGCATTTAATTGTTCAAGCAGTGAAGCTGTTGGAACCAcaaggttgttttgtttgtagggCTGCAGCTACtgattaatcagaatcagaatactaatccctaaggaaatgatCTGTTCTATATTTCTGATAAGAAAGCTATTAAAACAGCTGAACAGTCTAGAGTACGAAGtaaaggacaaagaaaaaagtaagaaaaagttGGAGCAAATGAAACAGGCTGCATGCTATTTTAGTAATAGTTACTTTGGTAATAGAGTAATCTAtcaattattcattttattattcaaGTAACTGGataaaaatacttttgtctTAATAATGACTGATAATAAAcattcaaaagagaaaaaacaagagtTTTTCAGAATGAATGAACACACATATGCAGTTAAACCCTTTGATTGTACTCATGTGCCGTACTGAAAttacactttttaaagaaagcattATGCAAACGTTTTTTTCAAACGCGTACATCCAAACTTGAATAAGTGGGGTGTTGAGTGGGGTTACAATGTGGCTTTTTCACTTAGGCATAATTCAAACATTAGACATTAGGTGCGCCCCACTTTTTGCAATGTGATAGTTACGATAGGCTCCAACCCTCTGTGACCCTTTTTTAGGTCTCCAACATAAAAGTCAGTCTGTCAAAAGAAACTCACCTTTAGGTTGTGCAATCTTTTCTTTGCCAGAAAGCTTGtttctgagggaaaaaaaaacgttttctaCGTACAGCACAGGAAttccattttattatttaacttaAAGCAAAGCAGCATTTCCCAACAATGCAGGAAAGACTCGACATGTCATGTTGCTTCTTGTTTTAACAGGGTCGTTCCAGCAGAATGGACTTGATTCTGCAAATGCAGAAATCAAGAAACTTCAGACTCACATCCAACAGCTGGAGTACAATATACAAGCAATGGCCACGGTGAGCCAAGGGCTTATGTTACCATCATCAACATTACTGGCATCCTCGAGAGAAGTTAAACTAAATGTCTTTAGAAATTTTCAGGTTATTAACACCAAAGAACAAGACGAGATCTTCATCCCGTTTAATTAAACCTGTTTGATTTTTTGATGTTCCTCAGCTCATTTAAATATACTGGTAGTTAATAGATAAACAGTTATTACTTGATTACTTGTTTTCAGTTAATAATCAAATTGCAATGTGTTTGGATTCTGGTTTTTGTAGAAACGTTCACAGCTGCTGAAGGAGTCTATGGAGCTGCTGGGCATCTGCCAGAACCGATTTCTTAACAGGCTGAACGAGTGGAGGTGGGAGCAGCGCAAAGCAGCCATAGGATTTCCTTTTGATGACAACCTCAGCCCCCTGCAGACCTGGTGAGCTGCACACCACTCCACTGTTTGTACTCACAGCCTTTGTGGTATTGGTTTATGCCGTCCTGGTTAAAACCCATGATTCAGTGTCTTTGacacacttgtttttatgttccaAGTTTAACACTAAAAAGAGGGCACCTTTATGCACACAATCCAGTAACATACCGCACTCTCGTTTAAGAGATGGATTTTTGAAGTCTGCATATTTTCAGTGATTTTTGGATTTATttgaaaactttattgatcaGTATCCAGATGTAGCAAAGTCGGCCTGGCAGTTGGTTTGATCTGTTGTTTCAGTCTTCATTTTGctcaaatatgaattattagAACTTTTGGATGGATTGCAGTTGGATGAATTTGGTGATCTCCAATCTACCATTAGAGTCAAGTCCTTTTTTATATCCCTCCTCAGGATCAACTGTAATCACTTTCTTGAATACTTACCAATTCTTACCACCACTTACTGGACACTCCAATGACTCCATCAGATTTCAGCTTAtttaacacagacaaaaaatctCTGATGGAGAATGACTgtataaattataaatgtataaattggtcagttattaaacaaatattttgcattttttaccAGCttgggtgtttgtgtttttgctttctttctatACTTTCTCTGTTAGGGCTGAGCAGCTTCTTGGGATGAATGGAAACCTGAGACAAGAGCTGATGCTGACTGGGGAACTGACCTCGGAGCTCCAGGAAGGGCTGTCACAACTTGTGCAGGTTTTGATTGAAAGGTAGCACAGTCCCATTGTTTCCTTTCTTGTCTCACAAACAGCAGTGTAAAGGAATCACTTTattaccttttttaaaaagaagaagacagttGTCTAACTCTGTAACCCTTTCAGCTCTCTTATAGTGGACAAGCAGCCCCCACAGGTGATAAAGACACAGTCAAAGTTCTCCACAACTGTGCGATATCTGCTGGGAGAGAAGGTAGCTCCTGGGAAGCCTGTGTTGGTGAAGGCGCAGATCATTAATGAAATACAGGCCAGGAACCTGGCAAATGTACATGGGTGAGTCGTGTGTTTCTGGGCTGGAATCTGAAATCCCCTCACACTTTGACAGAATATCCTCACTGTGGCAAATTGTGagggaagaaataaaaactgtgatCAAGCTCCATCGCTGggtctctcctctgctctctgtctctgtcatgGATGCATAAGAGGCGTAGGTCTGCGTGTCTGCTTCCCCAAAGGTGCCACACAGAGCAAATAGGCCACAAAGAACCTGCAGAAAATTGTGCAGAGCAAACAGAGCATGGGACAAGATCTAACATGTACTTGATGTTGCAATCTTCCCCACATCGGAAGTGTGGAAACTATGGGCATGTTTTCTTATTCTTTATAGCACAATTGGCAGGAAACATTCACACCTAACTTTCAAAGCTCTTCTAAAGCTCCTGTTATTTGCTGTGTTGttattaaagtttaaatgttgtgttcacagttaaattaaaatcaccaaaattcttaaaataattatttcccacaTTATTTTAACACAATAATGTAGATACATAACAGAAATCAGCTGCAaccatttattatttacttgAAAGGCAAAGGTGTGAGTAAGCCTAACTATACAATTGTAGCGTTTATCTACAGTAACATTAACAACAGAGTCAGCTGTTTGGTTAGATTTATTAGTTAACACTGAACACCTCATATTGTCAACAAGCATTTCTGCTGTGTAAATTTGATCTGAGGCTGTGCAGGATGTATGTCAcgatcttgtttgtttttttagcatcTTGTAGATTAGCAcataattaaatcaaattaacTACAGAGGTTAAAACTTTAAGTGGTTAATATCAAGGTACTGACTATCCAGTATTTGTATGAGGAAATAACTGACAATAAAATGATGTTACCTGCAGTGATAATGTTGGTGAACTCATCAACAATTCGGCCGTCCTAGAACACAACGCAGCCACCAAGAGCACATGCTCCAACTTCAGAAACATGGTATGTGCGGGTTTACATTTACAGCTCATATTTGATTGACGTTCAGCATCGTTGGGAAATGCAaactttgtttttgatttaacaGTCCATCAAGAAAATCAAGAGAGCAGACAGAAAAGGATCAgagtctgtgacagaggagaaaTTTGCCCTCCTGTTCTCCTCAGAGATCAACATCACAGGCTGTGAGACTCCGTACAGGATACAGGTTTGACCCTATCCGGCATTCTGACTGTTGTTTAACTGTTCACATTACACAGTTGACTTGAGTTGTTTTGCTAACTTATGATCTGTTTTGTTGAATGCATGCTGAGCACACATACGGTGTAGTTATGGTGACTTTAAAGGGGTCGGGTAACGTAACATGTCTGATTACAGGTGATCTCTCAGCCAGTGGTTGTTATTGTTCACGGCAGTCAAGACAACAATGCTGTGGCCACCATCATATGGGACTGTGCATTTTCTGAGCGAGTAAGTGTGAAGTTCTTCttttgatttttcctttttacatttAGTATTGCAGCTTGTCTTTTCTGCTGTTACAAGTGTTTGAAAGCTACAACATACAATATGTGCTTCATACTCTCGACTTGACCCCTGAACTGGAATTCAGCAGGGACTGGCGAGGCATTATATCAACTTCCCCTTGCGGTGGAAGAAACACAGAGGCAGCTGTTAGGAGGTGACTGTTGCTTataaaatgcacaaatgcagaagcagcagcTAACAGCATATCCTTtatgccttcgatgcttgttggCTCCTGGGAACACGAGGCGGGTCTGGGCCCGCGCTGGAGAGTCGGCGcagtggcaggatggctgctgtgttgcctgggattactcctcatcccctacccaaccctgttgctggtcacatgctctataatgttgtactgtggacatttctgtgctttctgtgcagaggagtttttttgtttcctgttctcatgctgccTCCTacagcccagcatga from Astatotilapia calliptera chromosome 20, fAstCal1.2, whole genome shotgun sequence includes these protein-coding regions:
- the stat6 gene encoding signal transducer and activator of transcription 6 isoform X1, whose amino-acid sequence is MAQWIHMTQILQHLPYETVSSLYPPNTFPIEVRHYISEWIENQRWEDFSQEKVEQESQAQILLDQGISMMQSVAQQNANVVEKMKLMQMSRHMELFHQQPLKFALMVRDLLRQERALINGTSPAQYPAYPTNDMSKQDVDQLVLKVLEVQEIRKKMHQIQEELNWERQNFESAHSQGSFQQNGLDSANAEIKKLQTHIQQLEYNIQAMATKRSQLLKESMELLGICQNRFLNRLNEWRWEQRKAAIGFPFDDNLSPLQTWAEQLLGMNGNLRQELMLTGELTSELQEGLSQLVQVLIESSLIVDKQPPQVIKTQSKFSTTVRYLLGEKVAPGKPVLVKAQIINEIQARNLANVHGDNVGELINNSAVLEHNAATKSTCSNFRNMSIKKIKRADRKGSESVTEEKFALLFSSEINITGCETPYRIQVISQPVVVIVHGSQDNNAVATIIWDCAFSERDRVPFVVPDRVPWRMMYNTLNSKFTSEVGTQHNLDQYNQHFLAQKVFDKPDFNEDFSNMMVSWAQFNKEVLPGRPFTFWQWFEGVMELTKKHLKTYWSEGLIFGFIGKQHLHLILKDRPNGTFLLRFSDSEIGGITIAYVSATENGGQKIQNIQPFTKRDLEIRGLGDRIRDIDHITYLYPEFPKHDVFRKFYTAEPTSSTNEGYIPVSLQLKVGMDAQRPTSSTPSSFNMDTMPSLHSSFNVEPIAPAPIVQGPETSQSSFSMQQFPSPFNSSEFSDEIIDGATTAPGLEPMLPDLNFFD
- the stat6 gene encoding signal transducer and activator of transcription 6 isoform X2 yields the protein MAQWIHMTQILQHLPYETVSSLYPPNTFPIEVRHYISEWIENQRWEDFSQEKVEQESQAQILLDQGISMMQSVAQQNANVVEKMKLMQMSRHMELFHQQPLKFALMVRDLLRQERALINGTSPAQYPAYPTNDMSKQDVDQLVLKVLEVQEIRKKMHQIQEELNWERQNFESAHSQGSFQQNGLDSANAEIKKLQTHIQQLEYNIQAMATKRSQLLKESMELLGICQNRFLNRLNEWRWEQRKAAIGFPFDDNLSPLQTWAEQLLGMNGNLRQELMLTGELTSELQEGLSQLVQVLIESSLIVDKQPPQVIKTQSKFSTTVRYLLGEKVAPGKPVLVKAQIINEIQARNLANVHGDNVGELINNSAVLEHNAATKSTCSNFRNMSIKKIKRADRKGSESVTEEKFALLFSSEINITGCETPYRIQVISQPVVVIVHGSQDNNAVATIIWDCAFSERDRVPFVVPDRVPWRMMYNTLNSKFTSEVGTQHNLDQYNQHFLAQKVFDKPDFNEDFSNMMVSWAQFNKEVLPGRPFTFWQWFEGVMELTKKHLKTYWSEGLIFGFIGKQHLHLILKDRPNGTFLLRFSDSEIGGITIAYVSATENGGQKIQNIQPFTKRDLEIRGLGDRIRDIDHITYLYPEFPKHDVFRKFYTEPTSSTNEGYIPVSLQLKVGMDAQRPTSSTPSSFNMDTMPSLHSSFNVEPIAPAPIVQGPETSQSSFSMQQFPSPFNSSEFSDEIIDGATTAPGLEPMLPDLNFFD